In the genome of Phyllobacterium zundukense, one region contains:
- a CDS encoding aldehyde dehydrogenase family protein codes for MGQIKDILRTMEYGPAPESNSDVQAWLDANQKGFGHFINGKFTQVDGHNTFAVINPANDVVLAKVAHGTTEDVDTAVQAARSAFGKWSKLPGHERAKYLYAIARHIQKRERFFSVLETMDNGKPIRETRDIDIPLVARHFYHHAGWAEMVQTEFEGFSPVGVCGQVIPWNFPLLMLAWKIAPALAAGNTVVLKPAELTPLTAIAFAEVCHEIGLPAGVVNIVHGDGATGALICGHEDVDKVAFTGSTEVGRIIREQIAGSERKLSLELGGKSPFIVFEDADMDGAVEGVVDAIWFNQGEVCCAGSRILVQEGIADRFYNKLRKRMETLRVGDPLDKTMDIGALVSAGQLKRVSALVEQGKAEGGTLWQAPVKLPSKGSYFAPGFFTEVDPASTVCEVEIFGPVATATTFRTPDEAIALANNTKYGLAASIWSENINVALDMAARVKAGVVWINSTNLLDAGAGFGGYRESGFGREGGREGLYEYLTADWEKRLPQAKSEPMFKPSAAPGGDAKVAVSGVIDRTVKNYVGGKQARPDGGYSYSVLGKGGQVIGQAGLGNRKDIRNAVEAAAKAGTWGGATAHNRAQVLYFLGENLSARRAEFEELLAISTGVSAKAAAEEFAVALRRVFYYAAQADKYDGAVHSTKSRHVTLAMNEPWGVMGIVCPDELPLLSFVSLVLPTIAMGNRVVAIPSSRHPLLATSLYQVLDTSDVPGGVVNIVTGERDVLAKTLAEHDEVDAIWYVGTKKGSTMVEKASCGNLKATWVNNGYQRDWLSNQQGQGRDYLRRAVQVKNIWVPYGE; via the coding sequence ATGGGACAGATCAAGGATATTCTTCGCACGATGGAATATGGTCCGGCACCAGAGAGCAATAGCGACGTTCAGGCATGGCTCGATGCCAACCAAAAGGGCTTCGGTCATTTCATCAATGGCAAATTCACGCAAGTCGACGGCCACAATACATTCGCCGTGATCAACCCAGCCAATGACGTGGTGCTGGCCAAGGTCGCGCATGGCACCACCGAGGATGTCGACACGGCCGTCCAGGCCGCACGCTCTGCCTTCGGCAAGTGGTCCAAATTGCCCGGCCATGAGCGCGCCAAATATCTCTATGCCATTGCCCGCCATATCCAGAAGCGTGAGCGGTTCTTCTCGGTGCTCGAGACGATGGACAATGGCAAGCCCATCCGCGAGACGCGCGACATCGATATCCCGCTTGTCGCCCGGCATTTTTACCACCATGCCGGCTGGGCCGAGATGGTACAGACCGAGTTCGAGGGCTTCTCTCCGGTCGGCGTGTGCGGGCAGGTGATCCCGTGGAATTTCCCGCTTTTAATGCTGGCGTGGAAGATCGCTCCGGCGTTGGCTGCAGGAAATACGGTCGTGCTCAAGCCGGCCGAACTGACGCCGCTGACGGCAATCGCCTTTGCCGAAGTTTGCCACGAAATTGGCCTGCCGGCAGGCGTGGTCAATATCGTGCATGGCGATGGCGCAACCGGCGCGCTGATTTGTGGCCATGAAGACGTCGACAAGGTGGCGTTTACGGGCTCGACCGAGGTAGGCCGCATCATCCGCGAACAGATTGCCGGCTCGGAAAGAAAGCTGTCGCTGGAACTCGGCGGCAAGTCGCCGTTCATCGTCTTCGAAGATGCGGACATGGACGGGGCGGTGGAAGGCGTGGTTGATGCCATCTGGTTCAACCAGGGCGAAGTCTGCTGTGCTGGTTCGCGCATCCTCGTTCAGGAAGGTATCGCAGACCGATTTTATAACAAGCTGCGCAAGCGCATGGAGACGCTGCGCGTCGGCGATCCGCTGGACAAGACCATGGATATCGGCGCGCTTGTCTCGGCAGGGCAGTTGAAACGCGTTTCGGCACTGGTCGAGCAGGGCAAGGCCGAGGGCGGCACGCTGTGGCAGGCGCCCGTGAAACTTCCGTCCAAGGGCAGCTATTTCGCGCCCGGCTTCTTTACCGAAGTTGATCCCGCATCGACGGTCTGCGAAGTCGAAATCTTTGGTCCAGTCGCCACGGCGACGACCTTCCGCACGCCGGACGAGGCGATCGCACTTGCCAACAACACCAAATACGGGCTTGCCGCATCGATCTGGTCGGAGAATATCAATGTCGCGCTCGATATGGCAGCGCGGGTCAAAGCCGGTGTCGTCTGGATCAATTCGACCAACCTGCTCGATGCCGGCGCCGGTTTTGGCGGCTACCGCGAAAGTGGTTTTGGCCGTGAAGGCGGCCGCGAGGGGCTTTACGAATATCTGACTGCCGACTGGGAAAAGCGTCTGCCTCAGGCGAAGAGTGAACCCATGTTCAAGCCTTCGGCGGCACCGGGTGGCGATGCGAAGGTCGCTGTCAGCGGCGTAATCGACCGCACGGTGAAGAATTATGTCGGCGGCAAGCAGGCGCGTCCGGACGGCGGTTACAGCTATTCGGTGCTGGGCAAGGGCGGACAGGTCATTGGCCAGGCCGGACTCGGCAACCGCAAGGACATTCGCAACGCCGTCGAGGCGGCGGCCAAGGCCGGCACATGGGGTGGCGCGACGGCGCATAACCGCGCGCAGGTGTTGTATTTTCTCGGCGAAAACCTGAGCGCGCGTCGGGCCGAATTCGAGGAACTGCTGGCGATAAGTACCGGCGTTTCGGCAAAGGCCGCAGCCGAGGAGTTTGCCGTCGCGCTCCGCCGCGTCTTCTACTACGCTGCCCAGGCAGACAAATATGATGGTGCGGTTCATTCGACCAAATCACGCCATGTGACATTGGCGATGAACGAGCCATGGGGTGTCATGGGTATCGTCTGCCCCGATGAATTGCCGCTGCTGTCGTTCGTATCGCTGGTATTGCCGACGATCGCCATGGGCAACCGTGTGGTCGCCATTCCTTCGTCGCGGCATCCGCTATTGGCAACCAGTCTCTATCAGGTTTTGGATACGTCGGACGTTCCGGGCGGCGTGGTGAATATCGTCACCGGCGAACGCGATGTTCTGGCGAAGACGCTGGCAGAGCACGATGAGGTGGATGCGATCTGGTATGTCGGCACGAAAAAAGGAAGCACGATGGTAGAAAAGGCTTCGTGCGGGAACCTCAAGGCGACATGGGTGAATAATGGCTACCAAAGGGATTGGCTGAGCAACCAGCAAGGTCAAGGTCGCGATTATTTGCGACGTGCGGTGCAGGTCAAGAACATCTGGGTTCCCTATGGAGAGTGA
- the gcvT gene encoding glycine cleavage system aminomethyltransferase GcvT, translating into MGAEENLKSLPLEDLHKAAGARFGGFAGWSMPITYPLGVMKEHLHTREKAGLFDISHMQLFDIAGPEAVALLSHICPLDADGLAIGQSKYTFFLNEQAGILDDLIVTRLGGDHFMVVANAGNAAADEAHLRDVAKDFDCRINALDRVFLAIQGPQVVDVLRVAGVPGTELAFMHGFEPKPGWFMSRSGYTGEDGFEIGLPADDARELVTALLADERVAWVGLAARDSLRLEAGLCLHGHDITPEIDPVDAGLTWAIAKPVREKAGFIGAKALLDKIAKGPARKRVGLKPDSRQPVRSDSILVDIHGNAVGVVTSGGFGPSAGFPVAMGYVGKDFAPIGTQVFAEVRGNRVALHVHSLPFTSHRYHKG; encoded by the coding sequence ATGGGCGCCGAAGAAAATCTGAAATCATTGCCGCTTGAGGATCTGCATAAAGCCGCCGGTGCGCGCTTTGGCGGGTTTGCAGGTTGGTCCATGCCGATCACCTATCCTTTGGGGGTGATGAAGGAGCATCTGCATACGCGCGAGAAGGCAGGGCTGTTCGATATATCGCATATGCAGCTGTTCGATATTGCGGGTCCTGAAGCAGTGGCGCTGCTTTCCCATATTTGTCCGCTGGATGCAGATGGGCTCGCGATAGGGCAATCCAAATATACATTCTTCCTCAACGAGCAGGCGGGCATTCTCGATGATCTGATCGTCACGAGATTGGGCGGAGACCATTTCATGGTCGTCGCCAATGCCGGCAATGCAGCCGCTGACGAAGCGCATTTGCGCGACGTTGCGAAAGACTTTGACTGCAGGATCAATGCGCTCGATCGCGTATTCCTGGCAATTCAGGGACCGCAAGTGGTGGATGTGCTGCGTGTGGCCGGAGTTCCCGGAACAGAGCTTGCATTCATGCATGGCTTCGAACCGAAGCCTGGCTGGTTCATGAGCCGCTCGGGCTATACGGGCGAGGACGGCTTCGAGATCGGCCTGCCAGCAGATGATGCGCGCGAACTCGTGACCGCGCTTCTTGCAGATGAACGTGTGGCGTGGGTTGGTCTCGCCGCGCGTGACAGTCTGCGATTGGAGGCCGGTCTCTGCCTGCACGGCCATGATATCACGCCGGAGATCGATCCCGTCGACGCGGGTCTTACCTGGGCGATCGCCAAGCCAGTGCGCGAAAAGGCCGGGTTTATCGGGGCCAAAGCTCTACTCGACAAGATTGCAAAGGGCCCGGCAAGAAAACGTGTGGGTCTGAAACCCGATAGCCGCCAGCCGGTCCGTTCTGATTCCATTCTGGTCGATATCCATGGCAATGCGGTCGGTGTGGTCACATCGGGCGGTTTCGGGCCTTCGGCAGGCTTTCCGGTCGCGATGGGCTACGTCGGCAAGGATTTCGCCCCTATCGGTACCCAGGTCTTTGCTGAGGTGCGCGGTAACCGCGTTGCACTCCACGTTCATTCACTTCCCTTCACGTCACATCGCTACCACAAAGGATAA
- a CDS encoding ABC transporter permease, with protein sequence MTEQSTTTSLIYAERPPQPSALSNALVFGWRAVLKFKHVPEQLFDLVMTPIMFTLLFTFVFGGALSGSTAAYLQYFLPGILVQTVVFNSMYSGMGLSTDLGKGLFDRFRSLPIWSLSPFAGLMVGDILRHLIASLLILFIGILLGYRPEGGIIGVVEALLLLLVIGFGFGWIFLVLGLVMRTPSTVMTMAFTGIMPLVFASNIMVDPATMPGWLRVFVNVNPVSLMTTAMRGLMAGNATAAQLGAALIAPILLTVALAPLTLWLYRRK encoded by the coding sequence ATGACTGAACAGAGCACGACCACTTCGCTCATCTATGCGGAGCGTCCGCCCCAGCCTTCAGCGCTGTCCAATGCGCTCGTCTTTGGTTGGCGCGCCGTGTTGAAATTCAAGCACGTCCCCGAGCAGCTCTTCGATCTGGTCATGACGCCGATCATGTTCACCCTATTGTTCACCTTCGTGTTCGGCGGAGCGCTTTCGGGTTCTACAGCGGCTTATCTGCAATATTTTCTTCCCGGCATTCTGGTGCAGACCGTGGTGTTCAATTCGATGTATTCCGGCATGGGGCTGAGCACTGACCTTGGCAAGGGCCTGTTCGACCGGTTTCGTTCATTGCCGATCTGGTCGCTGTCACCCTTTGCCGGCTTGATGGTCGGCGATATCCTGCGTCACCTGATCGCGTCGCTGCTCATCCTGTTTATCGGCATTCTCCTCGGCTATAGGCCGGAGGGCGGCATCATAGGCGTCGTTGAAGCGCTGCTCCTGCTACTGGTGATCGGTTTCGGATTCGGTTGGATATTTCTGGTGCTCGGGCTGGTCATGCGAACTCCCAGCACTGTCATGACCATGGCCTTTACCGGGATCATGCCACTGGTCTTCGCCTCGAACATCATGGTTGATCCCGCGACCATGCCAGGCTGGTTGAGGGTCTTCGTCAATGTCAATCCGGTGTCGCTGATGACGACCGCCATGCGTGGTCTGATGGCCGGAAATGCCACCGCCGCTCAGCTGGGCGCCGCGCTTATAGCCCCGATATTGCTGACTGTTGCCCTCGCACCGCTGACGCTCTGGCTTTATCGCCGGAAATAA
- a CDS encoding adenylate/guanylate cyclase domain-containing protein — protein sequence MNRYSFGFWIFVLCAVAVSGVVYGAIFYDDWSLIGAIFALFVCVPVIAFERGLLLPRLNAWVTSLSTPAYIIFSLLVFYLMVSVAFAACGGLLWFLGRLKVTWQEAVILPADILLYTMGVSLILSFVTRVRELLGRDVFASLLLGRYRKPIEEERIFLFIDLVGSTSFAEEFGDLRAQQFLSALFTAFAKPVRQYRGTIDDYIGDAAIITWPMARGLRQGNCVKCVFAIVDAIEADADKWRQKFGRVPRLRVALHGGPIVTAEVGVDHHKIAYFGDTVNTTARLESLCRTLGVPVLISSDLAKRLDLSGDIKAEYLGQHALKGRGQSLGVMALIRAKEPALKLVARSA from the coding sequence ATGAACAGATATTCCTTTGGATTCTGGATCTTCGTTTTGTGCGCCGTCGCCGTCAGCGGCGTGGTTTACGGCGCGATATTCTATGATGACTGGTCGCTGATTGGCGCCATTTTTGCTTTGTTCGTCTGTGTTCCGGTCATTGCTTTTGAGCGGGGCCTGTTGCTGCCGCGTCTGAACGCCTGGGTTACATCTCTGTCGACCCCGGCCTATATCATTTTCTCGCTTCTCGTTTTCTATTTAATGGTCAGCGTGGCTTTCGCGGCCTGTGGCGGTCTGCTTTGGTTCCTGGGGCGTCTCAAGGTCACTTGGCAGGAGGCTGTCATTTTACCAGCGGATATCTTGCTCTACACGATGGGAGTGTCGCTGATCCTCAGTTTTGTCACCCGCGTCCGCGAACTGCTTGGCCGTGACGTCTTCGCCAGTCTGCTTCTTGGCCGATACCGCAAACCCATTGAAGAAGAGCGGATATTCCTGTTCATCGATCTTGTCGGATCGACGTCTTTTGCCGAAGAATTCGGGGATCTGCGCGCGCAACAGTTTCTCAGTGCGCTGTTTACGGCTTTTGCTAAACCGGTGCGACAATATCGGGGCACCATCGACGATTATATTGGTGATGCGGCGATCATAACCTGGCCGATGGCACGCGGGTTGAGACAAGGCAATTGCGTGAAGTGTGTGTTCGCGATTGTGGACGCGATCGAGGCCGACGCCGATAAATGGCGGCAGAAATTCGGCCGGGTGCCGCGTTTGCGTGTAGCTCTGCATGGCGGGCCCATTGTCACTGCAGAAGTCGGGGTGGATCACCACAAGATCGCTTATTTTGGCGATACCGTGAATACCACAGCACGTCTAGAAAGCCTGTGCCGTACGCTCGGCGTGCCGGTATTGATTTCGAGCGATCTGGCGAAACGCCTGGATTTATCGGGCGACATCAAAGCTGAATATCTCGGCCAGCATGCGCTAAAGGGCAGGGGCCAATCGCTCGGCGTCATGGCGCTGATCCGGGCGAAGGAACCTGCTTTAAAGCTGGTGGCTCGGAGTGCCTAA
- the deoC gene encoding deoxyribose-phosphate aldolase — MNRQEILVSKGTDLAVQQSHARNAGTKLALDWFDDIAVNRSATERRAATLTTRRTVKKEYQAAWLIKAITCIDLTTLAGDDTAGRVHRLCAKAKRPVREDILEALGLADANITTGAVCVYPTMVPHAVKALRGSGIPVASVATGFPAGLTPLPQRLAEIHYAVGEGAAEIDIVITREYVLTQNWSALYDEIGQMREAAGDAHLKAILATSDLNTLRNVYRASMVAMQAGADFIKTSTGKEEVNATLPVSLIMLRALRDYGELSGQTVGFKPAGGMKTAKDAMNWLILMKEELGLLWMQPELFRLGASSMLGDIERQLEHYVTGRYAASSRHALA; from the coding sequence ATGAACCGCCAGGAAATATTGGTTTCGAAGGGAACGGATTTGGCTGTGCAGCAGTCACATGCACGCAATGCCGGCACCAAGCTTGCGCTTGACTGGTTTGACGATATCGCCGTCAACCGCTCGGCGACGGAGCGCCGTGCTGCGACGCTGACGACGCGCCGGACCGTGAAGAAGGAATATCAGGCGGCGTGGCTGATAAAGGCTATCACCTGCATTGATCTTACGACGCTTGCAGGCGACGATACGGCGGGTCGCGTCCACCGGCTTTGCGCCAAAGCCAAGCGTCCGGTTCGAGAGGATATACTCGAGGCGCTCGGCTTGGCCGATGCGAACATCACGACGGGTGCTGTCTGCGTTTATCCGACAATGGTGCCGCATGCGGTGAAGGCATTGCGTGGCTCTGGAATCCCCGTTGCCTCCGTGGCAACTGGTTTCCCGGCTGGCCTCACGCCGCTGCCGCAGCGCCTTGCCGAGATCCATTATGCTGTGGGTGAAGGCGCCGCCGAGATCGACATCGTCATTACGCGCGAATACGTGCTGACCCAGAACTGGTCAGCGCTGTACGATGAGATCGGGCAGATGCGGGAAGCGGCGGGCGATGCACATCTGAAGGCGATCCTCGCGACCAGTGACCTCAACACGCTGCGCAATGTCTATCGCGCTTCGATGGTCGCGATGCAAGCGGGAGCAGATTTCATCAAGACATCGACCGGCAAGGAAGAAGTGAACGCGACGCTACCCGTCAGCCTGATCATGTTGCGCGCCTTGCGCGACTATGGCGAATTGTCGGGCCAGACGGTCGGCTTCAAACCGGCAGGCGGCATGAAGACCGCCAAGGATGCGATGAACTGGCTGATCCTGATGAAGGAAGAACTCGGTCTGCTGTGGATGCAGCCTGAGCTTTTCCGCCTCGGTGCGAGTTCAATGCTCGGCGATATCGAACGGCAGCTGGAACATTACGTGACGGGCCGCTACGCCGCGTCGTCGCGCCATGCGCTCGCGTAA
- the gcvP gene encoding aminomethyl-transferring glycine dehydrogenase — protein MNKNIFPFSDRHIGPSIQGSRAMLAALGIPSLETLISQAVPKSIRLERPLNIPEAANEAEALAELSLKMGQNKTHKSFIGQGYHGTHVPAVIQRNLFENPAWYTAYTPYQSEISQGRLELLFHFQTLVTELTGLPVASASLLDEATAVAEAVGIAWRHHREKRDRVVLAGEVHPQILDVVRTRAEPLGMSVNGGEIDASVAAIIVPWPDTYGVYGDHSAIIKAAKAAGTLVIAVADPLALTITASPALLGADIAAGSMQRFGVPIGYGGPHAAYLAVSDNLTRLIPGRLVGQSVDSKGRPGYRLALQTREQHIRRDKATSNICTAQALLANMAVSFAIWHGPHGLQAIAAQVHARAARLAAGLEAAGLQLGGERFFDTITVSVPGKAASIADAAEKGGRLLRVIDQDRLGITVDETTTDGDLSALAALFGASLPNDPGVKLPSTRPAEGFMTQAVFHQQRSETEMMRFLRRLADKDLALDRAMIPLGSCTMKLNAAAEMLPVSWQSVANVHPFAPSDHALGYKSLTDDLEAWLSEITGFDAVSLQPNAGSQGEYAGLLAIRRYHLDRGDDNRDVCLIPESAHGTNPASAHMAGMRVVVVACEEAGDIDLDDLKAKAEKHSENLAALMITYPSTHGVFEEGVKDICAIIHDHGGQVYFDGANLNALVGLARPGDIGADVCHMNLHKTFCIPHGGGGPGVGPIGVKKHLAPFLPGHVANGSGHAVSAAPFGSASILPITWMYIRMMGGAGLKRATEMAILNANYIAERLKDTYPVLFQGRNGRVAHECILDTRVLKDSAGISVEDIAKRLIDYGFHAPTMSWPIAGTLMVEPTESESKREIDRFCDAMIAIANEAAKVASGQWPKDDNPLVNAPHPAGDVLADDWSHPYSRSAASLPAGESEDNPKYWPPVSRIDNVAGDRNLVCSCPPMQAYS, from the coding sequence ATGAATAAAAACATTTTTCCTTTTTCCGACCGCCATATCGGCCCGAGCATACAGGGCTCGCGCGCAATGCTGGCGGCCCTAGGCATTCCTTCGCTGGAAACGCTGATTTCACAGGCTGTACCGAAATCCATTCGGCTGGAACGGCCGCTGAACATTCCCGAAGCCGCCAATGAGGCGGAAGCATTGGCGGAACTTAGCCTCAAGATGGGTCAAAACAAGACCCATAAAAGCTTCATCGGGCAGGGCTATCATGGCACGCACGTACCTGCGGTTATCCAGCGTAATCTCTTTGAAAACCCTGCGTGGTACACGGCTTATACGCCCTACCAGTCAGAGATAAGTCAGGGACGGCTGGAGCTGCTGTTCCATTTCCAGACATTGGTTACAGAACTGACAGGCTTGCCAGTTGCATCCGCATCGCTGCTGGATGAGGCGACCGCAGTGGCGGAAGCCGTTGGCATCGCCTGGCGTCATCATCGTGAAAAGCGCGACCGCGTCGTGCTTGCCGGAGAGGTGCATCCGCAGATTCTCGATGTGGTCAGGACCAGGGCCGAGCCGCTTGGCATGAGCGTGAACGGCGGCGAGATCGATGCCAGCGTTGCGGCGATCATCGTGCCCTGGCCTGACACCTATGGCGTCTATGGCGATCACTCGGCGATCATCAAGGCTGCAAAAGCGGCAGGAACGCTGGTTATTGCGGTCGCTGATCCCCTCGCACTGACAATCACAGCTTCCCCCGCTTTGCTTGGAGCGGATATCGCCGCTGGTTCCATGCAGCGTTTCGGTGTTCCGATCGGCTATGGCGGACCACATGCAGCATATCTCGCAGTGAGCGATAATCTGACACGGCTTATCCCGGGACGTTTGGTCGGCCAGTCAGTGGACAGCAAGGGACGACCAGGCTACCGCCTTGCCCTGCAAACTCGCGAGCAGCATATCCGCCGCGACAAGGCGACATCGAATATCTGTACCGCGCAGGCACTTCTTGCCAATATGGCCGTGTCCTTCGCCATCTGGCACGGTCCGCACGGACTTCAGGCTATCGCTGCCCAAGTTCATGCAAGAGCTGCGCGTCTTGCGGCGGGACTTGAGGCTGCCGGCCTCCAGCTTGGCGGCGAACGCTTCTTCGATACGATAACGGTCAGCGTCCCCGGCAAGGCGGCTTCCATTGCCGATGCTGCCGAAAAGGGCGGGCGCTTGCTCCGGGTCATTGATCAGGACCGACTCGGCATTACCGTTGACGAGACGACAACGGACGGGGACCTCAGCGCACTTGCAGCGCTGTTCGGTGCAAGCTTGCCGAATGATCCCGGCGTAAAGCTGCCAAGCACCCGGCCAGCTGAAGGGTTCATGACCCAGGCCGTGTTTCATCAGCAGCGTTCCGAAACCGAGATGATGCGCTTCCTGCGCCGGCTTGCCGACAAGGATCTGGCACTTGACCGAGCTATGATCCCGCTGGGCTCCTGTACGATGAAGCTCAACGCCGCGGCAGAAATGCTGCCCGTCAGCTGGCAAAGCGTTGCCAATGTGCACCCCTTTGCGCCATCCGATCACGCGCTCGGGTATAAATCGCTGACGGATGATCTTGAAGCGTGGCTGTCCGAGATTACCGGATTCGATGCGGTTTCCCTGCAACCGAATGCAGGCAGTCAAGGCGAATATGCGGGCTTGCTTGCCATCCGCCGCTACCATCTCGACCGCGGTGACGACAATCGTGACGTCTGTCTCATTCCGGAATCAGCCCATGGCACCAACCCGGCCAGTGCCCATATGGCGGGCATGCGGGTCGTCGTCGTGGCTTGTGAAGAAGCGGGGGACATCGATCTTGACGATCTGAAAGCCAAAGCCGAGAAGCATAGCGAAAACCTAGCGGCGCTGATGATCACCTATCCTTCGACGCATGGCGTGTTCGAGGAGGGCGTGAAAGATATTTGCGCGATTATCCACGACCATGGCGGGCAGGTTTATTTCGATGGCGCCAACCTCAATGCGCTGGTTGGTCTGGCTCGTCCCGGCGATATCGGTGCAGATGTTTGCCACATGAATTTGCACAAGACCTTCTGCATTCCGCATGGCGGAGGCGGCCCGGGTGTAGGGCCAATCGGCGTCAAAAAGCACTTGGCACCATTCCTGCCCGGGCATGTCGCTAACGGTTCCGGACATGCGGTGTCGGCTGCACCGTTTGGCAGTGCCTCGATTCTGCCGATCACCTGGATGTACATCCGCATGATGGGCGGCGCCGGATTGAAGCGTGCAACGGAAATGGCAATCCTCAATGCCAACTATATTGCCGAGCGGCTGAAGGATACCTATCCCGTGCTATTCCAGGGTCGTAATGGCCGTGTGGCGCATGAGTGTATCCTCGATACGCGGGTGTTGAAGGACAGTGCCGGGATCAGCGTCGAAGACATTGCCAAACGGCTCATCGACTATGGCTTTCACGCGCCGACCATGTCCTGGCCGATTGCTGGAACGCTGATGGTCGAGCCGACCGAGTCGGAATCGAAACGTGAGATCGACCGGTTCTGCGACGCGATGATTGCCATTGCCAACGAGGCGGCAAAAGTGGCGAGCGGTCAATGGCCAAAGGATGATAATCCGCTGGTAAATGCACCGCATCCCGCCGGTGATGTTCTGGCCGATGACTGGTCGCATCCTTACAGCCGCAGCGCGGCCAGCCTCCCGGCTGGCGAAAGCGAGGACAACCCGAAATATTGGCCGCCGGTTTCGCGTATCGACAATGTTGCTGGCGACCGTAATCTGGTTTGCTCTTGCCCGCCGATGCAGGCCTATAGCTGA
- a CDS encoding ATP-binding cassette domain-containing protein, which yields MPDTARPQKGAAVEARGLSKHFGDVRAVDGIDLDVPRGMIFGILGPNGAGKTTLLRMLATLLPPDAGSARVLGYDLAKSPHDVRASIAMTGQFASLDEDLTGRENLILLARLWGFRGQSAKKRADDLLTAFDLADASAKQVKDYSGGMRRRLDIAASLVVTPGVLFLDEPTTGLDPMARKSVWRMIRSLSEAGVTILLTTQYLEEADQLAARIAVIDHGKKIAEGTSRELKAATGSGFLHLTLVDATRNEEAERLLEEITGSKVQRSSEGAALSLMVDTPQNANRGLAALIDANIELADFAMGAPSLDEVFFALTGHIHEKEPERGEG from the coding sequence ATGCCCGATACCGCCCGACCGCAGAAAGGTGCCGCCGTCGAGGCGCGGGGCCTCAGCAAACATTTTGGGGATGTCCGTGCTGTCGATGGTATTGATCTCGATGTGCCGCGCGGCATGATCTTCGGCATTCTTGGTCCGAACGGTGCCGGCAAGACCACGTTGCTGCGCATGCTGGCGACGCTGCTGCCTCCCGATGCAGGCTCTGCCAGGGTCCTTGGATACGACCTGGCGAAATCTCCTCACGATGTTCGCGCTTCGATCGCCATGACCGGACAATTCGCTTCACTCGACGAGGATTTGACAGGGCGCGAAAACCTGATCTTGCTGGCTCGCCTCTGGGGCTTTCGTGGCCAGTCAGCGAAAAAGCGCGCCGATGACCTGTTGACTGCTTTCGATCTTGCTGACGCTTCTGCCAAACAGGTGAAGGATTATTCCGGCGGCATGCGGCGCAGGCTGGATATCGCGGCCTCGCTCGTGGTCACGCCGGGCGTCTTGTTCCTCGACGAGCCGACGACCGGGCTCGACCCGATGGCGCGCAAGAGCGTCTGGCGCATGATCCGCTCACTCTCCGAGGCAGGCGTAACCATTCTTCTCACGACGCAATACCTGGAGGAAGCCGACCAGCTTGCAGCGCGCATCGCCGTGATCGATCACGGCAAGAAAATCGCGGAGGGTACGAGCCGTGAGCTCAAGGCGGCAACGGGGTCGGGCTTCCTGCATCTGACATTGGTCGATGCAACACGTAACGAGGAAGCCGAACGTCTACTGGAGGAAATAACCGGCAGCAAGGTGCAACGCAGTTCTGAAGGCGCGGCGCTGTCACTGATGGTTGATACGCCGCAAAACGCCAATCGGGGTCTGGCCGCATTGATCGATGCGAATATCGAACTTGCCGATTTCGCGATGGGCGCGCCCAGTCTCGACGAGGTGTTCTTCGCGCTTACTGGCCATATCCACGAGAAAGAGCCCGAGCGAGGAGAAGGCTGA
- the gcvH gene encoding glycine cleavage system protein GcvH, producing the protein MAATYFTEDHEWVRVEDGIATVGITDHAQDQLGDLVFVQLPDVGQSLSKGDAAVVVESVKAASDVYAPLDGEVTEVNEATASDPALVNSSATGDGWLWKMKLSDTDQLTGLLDEAGYKAIIG; encoded by the coding sequence ATGGCAGCCACTTATTTTACCGAAGATCACGAATGGGTCCGCGTCGAGGATGGCATTGCCACCGTCGGTATTACCGATCATGCGCAGGACCAGCTCGGCGATCTCGTCTTCGTTCAATTGCCGGATGTCGGCCAATCCCTGTCGAAAGGTGATGCCGCCGTTGTGGTGGAGTCGGTCAAGGCGGCTTCGGACGTCTATGCGCCGCTGGACGGCGAAGTGACTGAAGTCAACGAAGCGACGGCAAGCGATCCCGCGCTGGTGAATTCTTCGGCAACCGGCGATGGCTGGCTATGGAAGATGAAATTGTCCGACACGGACCAGTTGACCGGTTTGCTCGACGAAGCCGGTTACAAAGCGATTATTGGTTGA